The window CCAGATCGGGTAGCCGACGTCGGTCGCCACGGCGACGTCACGGCAGGTGCCGTGGATGACCGTGCCCGCGATGCCCCGCTCGTGGGCGGTCTCGCTCATGATGCCGCCCCACACCGTGCAGTCGGTGCGGCCGGCGTTGTCGATCAGGATCACGGAGCCGGTGGGGACGTCGTCGAGGAAGTCACCGACGGTGCCGCCGGTCTCGTCGACGGGTTCGTAGGTCACGGTGAAGACCGGCCCCGCGGTTCGCTGCCCCTGGCGCAGGGCGCCGATGCCGTGGAGGGAGCCGGGCAGGCCGAGGGAGTCGAGGGCGTCGGAGACGGACGCGGTGGACAGGTCGGCGGCAAGGGGCGCAGGGGAGGAAGCGGTGGTCATCGGGCGGCCTCCCGCTCTCCGGCGAGGCGGTTGTCGTGCATGGCGTGGGAGAGGCGGGCGCCCGCGCGGACCTCGTCCGCGATCGCGCGCTCCCGGGCCACGATCGCGGTGGCGATCCCGGCCACCTCCTCGGCCCGCTCTCGCGGTACGACGGCGAGACCGGTCTCGTCGGCGACCACGACATCGCCCTGCTCGACCGTGAGCCCGGCGATCTCGACCGGCTCGCCGGTGGCACGCTGGCGCAGCCTGCCCCGCGCCGTCGCGGGGACCGCACCGCGCGAGAACACCGGGAAGCCCAGCTCGCGGGCCTCCGCGACATCGCGGCAGACGCCGTCCGCCACGACACCTCGAACCCCGCGCCGGGCCGCGCCCAGGCTCAGGATGCCGCCCCAGCAGGACACGTCGGTACGGCCCTGGTTGTCGACGACGATCACGCTCTGCTCGTCCGCGGTCTCGATGGCCGTCGTGGCGATGTGGGCTCCGGCCGGACGACCGGAACGCGGTTCCAGGCCGACGGTGACGGCGAACCCGACGACGGCCGTGGTGCCCCACACCGGACGGATGCCGCCGACGCCGGCGGGAAGTCCGAGCTGGTCGAGCGCGTCGCTGACCGCGGCGGAGTCGAGCGCCGCGTACCGATCGAGGAGGGATGAGTTGCTCATGCCTCCACTTCAACAGCGTGCGGCTATATTCGGAAGGTCTGATTCCCTATCTCAGTGAGAGGCTGCGCGAATCATGGTCGAGATCCGCCAGGCGCGGTACTTCGTCGCGGTGGCCGAGGAACTCCACTTCGGCCGGGCGGCGGAGCGGCTCCGGATGTCCCAGCCGCCGCTGTCCCAGGCGATCAAGCAGCTCGAACGGCAGCTGGGTTTCGCGCTGTTGCACCGCACCCAGCGGTCGGTGGCCCTCAGCGAGGCCGGCGCCGTGTTCCTGGAGCAGTGCCGCGCGTTGATCCGCCAGGCCGAGGAGGCCGAGATCGCCGCCCGGCACGCGGCCACCGGGCGTGGCGGGCGGCTGAGCCTGGGCGCGGTCGCCTCGGCCTTCTCCTGGCCGCTGCCGCTGGTGCTGGAGCGATTCCACGAGGACGCGCCGGACATCGAGATCCGCACCCAGGAGATCGACACGCACGAGGCCGCGGCGGGGCTCCTCGACCGCACACTCGACTGGGCCATCGTGCGCCAGACCGCCCCGGTACGGGGCACCACGGCGACCTCGCTCTTCGTCGACCGTTTCGTCGCGGCCCTCCCGGCCGGCCATCCCGCCGCCGCCGACGGCGACCCGCTGGATCTGGCGGACCTCGCGGGTGACACCTGGGTGTGGCTGAACCGCCACATCTCACCCGACTACCACGACGCCATGGCCACGATGTGCCGCACGGCCGGGTTCAGCCCCGTCCCCACCCACTGGGCACGGTCGGTGACCTCGCAGATCGCCATGGTCGAATGCGGCCTCGGCGTCACCGTCGTACCCGCCGCGGCGTCCGGTGCGCACCCGGCCGTGCGCTTCAGACCGCTGCGTCATGGAACGGCGACCATCGAACTCACCGTCATGACACGCTCCGCACCAGGAGCTCTGGCGGAGCGCCTCACGAAGCTCGCGACGCGACTGACCGCGACGTGATGCGACACACCTGACGCGCCTTCAAAGGGACGTCACGAGCGCCTGGTTCCCCCTGGAGGGGGAATCTGCACTGCGCGGCGGCAGGCGTCTCACCCAGGCCCCTACGGCGCCTGCCCCCGTGTCCGATGCAGCGGGTCAGGATCCGTCGCATTGGGGTGAGTCCTGCGCCGACACGTTCCATTCCTCCGAGCTCACCAGGTTGGGCCGCCTTGACGGCACCCAGGCGTCCATACGGGCCAGGGCACCGCCGCTGTGACGGATCCAGGCCTTGCTCTCGGGGTCCATGAACTCCAGCCGGAGCTGGGCCAGGTCCCCTTCCGCCAGACTCACCGACGGCTGCTCCACGGCCATGGAGTGGAGCAGTGCCTTGTTCTGGACGGCGATCTGCTTGCAGGGCTGGAGGAGGTCCAGGTCCCAGCTCACCTTGTTCGCCGGGAGCGTGAGCCGCATCGTCATGACGCGGGAGCTTCCGTTCACCACGATCACCCCCGAGCCCATCCGGTAGAAGTCGACGAGGTTCGCGTACGCCTTCTCCCGGTCCTCCTTCGACCGGAGCTCCTCCGCCGCCGCCCGCTGCTCCGCCTTCTCGGCGCGCTGGTCCTCCCTGCCGGCGTACAGCTCGGCCCGGATACCGAGAACCAGCCCGACCAGTGCCGCCACCACCGTGACGGCGCCGACCGCGAACCGTCCCAGATCCAGCGCGGTGACGCGGTACGGGCCAGCACCGGACTCCTCGGAGGCGTCCGGGTCCACGGCTGGTGCGGGCTCCTCCAGCGAGGGCGCGGGCGGGTTCTGTGCTGCGACGGGCCCCGCCCCGGGCGAGGACACGTTCTCCGGCGTGCCGCTGCCGTCACCGCCCCCGGAGACCCCCGCACCTCCCTCGGACTCCGACGGACTCGCTGCGCCTTCGTTCTGGACCATGCGGCAAGAATGACGCAACTCCCCTGCCTGGGAGGCTTATTGCGACATAAGGCCAAGGGGTGGGACACGTTGGTCCGGTCGGCGTTCTCGCGGGATGTCGCGCTGAGACACTTGAGTCTCCAGCGGCTGGAAGGTCCAGGATCTTGCTCATGGACGACGAACGCCCCGATGTGCTCACGATCGGCCGGCTGGCGCGGCGTACCGGGGTTCCGGTGCGTACCTTGCGCTTCTGGTCGGATGAGGGAGCGGTGCCGCCTGTGGCGCGGTCCGTGAGTGGTTACCGGCTGTACGACGGCGAGTCCGTGGCCCGTGTCGAGTTGGTGCGCACGCTGCGGGAGTTGGGGCTCGGGCTCGACGACGTGTGCCGTGTCCTGAGCGGCCGTAGCACGGTCGCCGAGGTCGCCGACGCGCATGTGGCCGCGCTCGACGTGCAGATCCGCTCGCTCAAGGTGAGCCGGGCCGTTCTGTCCACCGTGGCGAAACGGAGTTCGACCGCTGAGGAGACAGCACTGATGAACCGGTTGGCGCGGCTCTCCGCCGCCGAACGCAAGCAGATCATCGACGAGTTCAAGGAGGAGGTGTTCAGCGGACTAGATGTCGAGCCGCCCGTGCGCGACCGCCTGAGCACCCTGAGCATCGAATTGCCCGACGATCCCACACCTGAGCAGGTCGACGCCTGGATCGAACTGGCCGAACTGGTGCGGGACCCCGGCTTTCGCGCCCGGTTGCGCACCTGGATGGAGCTCAACACGCCCGCTCCGGGGCAGGGTCGTCCCCCAGGGGCGTCCATCTGGTGGGCCAGGCAGGTCGTGCGGACCGTGGCCGAGGTCAGAGAGCGCGGGGTCGCCCCGGAGGGGCCGGCAGCGGCCGAGGTGCTGTCCGAGCTGTTCGGTGACGCCGATCGGGGCGCCGTGCTGCGCAGTCTGGAGGCCGGGATCGAGGCAGAGGCGGAGCGCTACCGCGGGCTCGTCGCCCGGGTGCGCGGGCAGGCTTCATCGCCCGACGCGACCGAGGAACTGGAGTGGCTGGCGCGGGCCCTGCGCGCCGCGGATCAGACCTGACCGGCCGTCCAGCGGCGCCGGCGGCGGGTCCACCGCTGCGGCTACAGCCAGCCGTTGCGCTTGAAGCCGCGGTGGATGACGAAGCAGGCGGTGGCGATGACGGCGAGGACGAGGGGGTAGCCGAAGCGCCAGCGCAGTTCGGGCATGTGGTCGAAGTTCATGCCGTAGACGCCGCACACCATGGTGGGTACGGCGATGATCGCGGCCCAGGCGGTGATCTTGCGCATGTCCTCGTTCTGGGCGACGGTGACCTGCGCGAGGTGGGCCTGGAGGATGGAGTCGAGCAGGGCGTCGAAAGAGTTGATCTGGTCGGTGACGCGGGTGAGGTGGTCGGCGACGTCCCGGAAGTAGGCCTGTATCTCCTGGTCGAGGCAGCCTCGGGGCTCGGTGGCGAGCCGGTCCAGGGGGCGGGCGAGCGGGACGACGGCCCGCTTCAGTTCGAGGAGTTCCCGCTTGAGCTGGTAGATGCGGCCGGCGTCGGCGTTGCGGGGACTGCGCGGGGAGAAGACGTCGGTCTCGACCTGGTCGATGTCGTTCTGCACGGCGTCGGCGACCGTGACGTAGTCGTCGACGACATGGTCGGCGATGGCGTGCAGCACGGCGGAGGGGCCGTGGGCCAGCTGCCGCGGGTCGGCTTCGAGGTCCTCGCGCAGGGGACCGAGGGAGCCATGGCGGCCATGGCGGACTGTGACGACGAAGTCGGGGCCGGTGAAGACCATGATCTCGCCCGTGTTGACGACCTCGCTGGTGGAGGTCAGCTCGGCGTGCTCGACATACGTGACGGTCTTGAAGACGGCGAAGAGGACATCGCCGTACTGCTCGACCTTGGGCCGCTGATGGGCGTGGACGGCGTCCTCGACGGCGAGGGGGTGCAGGCCGAACAGTTCCGCGACACCGGCGATCTCCTCCTCGCCCGGTTCGTGCAGGCCCAGCCAGACGAAGCTGCCCCGGTGCTTGCGGACCTGCCGGACGGCTTCCTCCACCGAGTCCGTGCCCGGCCCGCGAAGGCCGTCGCGGTAGACGACGCAGTTGACCACCGTCGAGCCGAGCGGCGAGCGGGCCGGGTGGCTGAGGTCCACGCGGCGGCGAGCGCGCCGCGCCAGATTCGCGACTTTGCGCAGGTTGCCGACCATGGACATGCGTGCTTCTCCTTCACCAGACCGCTTCACCGGGACCGCTTCACCGGCCGCTTCACCGAACCGTCGGATCCGGACAGTGTGCCAAAGAGCGAGACGGCCGCTGTCAGAGCCAGCGCTTCTTGCGGAAGACCAGGTAGACAAGGGTGACCAGGGCCGCTGTGGTGATCAGCATGGCCGGGTAGCCGAACAGCCATCCCAGCTCGGGCATGTGGGCGAAGTTCATGCCGTAGACGGCCGCGATCGCGACGGGGATGGCGATCAGGGCGGCGGCCGCGCTGATGCGCCGCACGTCGTGGTTCTGCTGGACGCTCGTCTGCGCGAGGGCCATGGTCAGGGCGTTGTCGACGAGCTCGGTGAGCACGGTGACCCGTTCGGCGGCCTGGGCGAGGTGGTCGGCGACGTCACGGAAGTACGCGGCCAGCTCCCGGTCCACGCCGGGGACGCGGCGCTCGGCGAGATCGCCCAGGGGCTGGGCCAGTGGCGCGACGGTGCGGCGCAGTTCGAGGAGCTCGCGTTTGAGCTGGTAGACGCGGCCGACGTCGTGTCTGGCGTCCGGGGAGAAGGCGTCGAATTCGACCTGGTCGGCGTCCGCCTCCAGCGCGGCGACGACATCGAGGTACTGGTCGACGACCGAGTCCGCGATCGCGTGCAGCACCGCGACGGGTCCGTGGGCCAGGCGCTCGGGGTCGGCTTCCAGGGCGGTGCGGACACCGCTCAGGTGCCGGGCGGGGTCATGGCGTACGACGACGATGAAGTCGCGGCCGACGAAGGCCATGATCTCGCCGGTGCCGACGATGTCGGTGGTGGGCGTCAGCTCCTCGTGTTCCAGGTAGACCGCGGTGCGCAGGACGAGGAAGAGGGTGTCGTCGTAGCGCTCCAGCTTGGGGCGCTGGTGGGCGTTGAGGGCGTCCTCGACGGCGAGCGAGTGCAGGCCGAAGGCCCGGGCGACGATCTGGAGCTGTCCGGCGGTCGGGGCGTGCAGGCCGATCCAGACGAATCCGCCGGGGCTGGTGCGGGTGACGTCCATGGCCTCGTCCAGCGGGAGGTGTCCGGGCCTGCGGCGCCCGTGCTCGTACAGGGCGCAGTCGACGACGGGGATCTCCTGCCGGGGCGTGTCGTGGGCCGTCATGGCTCACCTCCTCGCGGGACGCGGGTGCCGCGCGCGCCGCGATTACCACGATGGCATGGAAGCGCGGCAGCGTCATGGGACGCGTGGAGCGTGATGCGGCCACGGGCAGTACGTCCCCGTCCGGTGTCATGGGGGCTTTCTGGAACACCTCCGGGCGAGGGCCGGGCCAAGGCTCGCCCGGAGGTGGTGTGCGGGGGACGCGGCGGGCTACAGGCCCACGTCCCGGCTGCGGATGTCGTCCAGGGACTCGCGGCGTACGAGGAGCCGGGCGCGGCCGTCGCGCACGGCGGCCACGGGCGGGCGGCCGACCAGGTTGTAGCCGCTCGCCATCGACAGGTGGTAGGCGCCCGCGACGGGGACGGCGAGGAGGTCCCCGGGGCGTACGTCGTCGGGCAGCGGGACGTCGGCGGCGATCACGTCACCGGCCTCGCAGTGCCGGCCGACGACGGTCACCAGGGCCGGGGACGCGCTGCCGCGGCGGCCGATCAGGCGCGGCGCGTACCGCACCCCGTACAGCGCCGGCCGGGGGTTGTCGCTCATGCCGCCGTCGACGGCCACGAAGGTGTGGCCTCCGGTGCGCTTGACGGACAGGACGTGATACAGCGCGATGCCGGCGGGGCCGGCGATGGCCCGGCCGGGCTCGATGATCAGGCGCGGCACGGTGAGGCCGGCCGACGCGCACGCCTCGGTCAGCTCCGCGCGGACCTTGCGGGCCAGGGTGGTGAGGTCGAGGGCCTCGTCGCCGGGGCGGTAGGCGATGCCGTGGCCGCCGCCGAGGTCGATCTCCGGCAGGACCAGTCCGTGCTGCTCGTACAGCCGGGCCATCAGCCCCACCATGCGGCGTACGGCGGAGAGGTAGGGCTTGACGCTGGTGATCTGTGAGCCCAGGTGGCAGTGCAGACCGGTCAGTTCGAGCTGGGGCTGGTCGAGTATGCGGGCGATGGCGTGCTGGGCGTAGCCGTCGGAGATCGACAGGCCGAACTTCTGGTCCTCCGTGCCGGTGCGGATCTTGGCGTGGCCGCCTGCGCTGATGCCGGGCACGACGCGGACCATGACCTTCTGGTGGCCGTCGGGTCCGACCGCCGCCGCCAGCCGGGCGATCTCGGAGGGGCTGTCGATCACGATCCGTCCGACGCCGAGGCGCAGGGCGGTGTCCAGGTCGCGCGGGGACTTGGCGTTGCCGTGCAGGACGATCTTCTCGGGCGGGAAGCCCGTGGTGACGGCGAGTTCCAGCTCACCGGCGGAGCAGACGTCCAGGCCCAGGCCTTCCTCCTCCATCCAGTGGACCATGGCCCGGCACAGGAACGCCTTGGCGGCGTAGAGGACTTCGGTGTCGGGGAAGGCTGTCCGGTAGGTGCGGCAGCGTTCGCGGACCTCGCCCTCGTCCAGGACGTAGACGGGGGTGCCGAAGCGGTCCGCTATCTCCGCGAGCGGTACGCCACCGACGGTCAGGTCCCCCGCACGGGGCTCGGTGGTGGAGGCGGGCCACACCGACAGGTCGGCGGCGGTGGTGGCAGCGGTGGTGACCGCGGGTTCGTGGACGGTCGTCATCGGGTGATCCCCTCTCCTGCGATCAGCAGCGCCAGTGCCGGGACGAGTGCGGAGGCCTCCTGGAGCGGCGCCGTGGACTTCCCCGGTCCGCAGGCGGCGGATCGGGGGGCGGTCCGTGCGGGCGCCGGTGCGCACAGCTGGGGGTCGACCGTGAGGGCGGTGACGCCGAGCGGTGCGGTCAGTGCGCGCAGCGCGGGCTCGGCGAGCCTGATCCACGCCTGGTCGGGGCCGAGCGTCTCGGCCAGTGCGCGTCGGGACGTGAATCCGACGGTGGTGCGCTCACCGAGCGGTGTGCGGAAGAGACGGGCCACGCACCCGTCTGGTCCCGGCCGGACGGGCACGAACAGGAGTCCGGCCGGGAGACGATCGGAAGGCTCCGGGTCTTCGCCGGGCAAGAGTTCTGGCATGGGACGCCTCCTGGAAGGGACCGGCCGGCTGACAACCCCCGGTGCGGGGGTGCGTGCCGGTGCTCTCCAGTGACGCTATGCCCGGGCCCCCAGGTCCTTTGACCCTTCATGACGGGACGCTGACGGCTGCCGGGCCGATGCTGACGGATCTTTGACGCGAGGGGCCGGGGCCTCGGAGTACGCCGTCCCGGGCGGCTCCGGGGCGAGCGGCTGGGCCGCGTACGTGATACGGACGACGCCGTCCTCGTGCCGCTCCGTCCTGCCCCGTACGCCGAAGACGCCACGCAGGACGTCCGGCGTCAGGACATCCAGTACGGGTCCGGCCGCCACCACCTCGCCCTCGTGAAGCACCACGAGGTGGTCGCAGAGCCGGGCGGCGAGGTCGAGGTCGTGGAGGACAGCCAGGGTGGTGATGCCGGTGCTGCGGATCAGGTCCAGGAGTTCGAAACGGGCGCGGATGTCGAGGTGGTTGGTGAGTTCGTCCAGGACCAGCAGATGCGGGCGCTGGGCGAGGGCGCGGGCCAGGAGGACGCGTTGGCGTTCGCCGCCGGAGAGGGTGGCGTAGTCGCGGTCCGCGAAGGGTGCGACGCCGCAGCGGTCGACGGCCTCCGCCACGGCCCGGCGGTCCTCGGCGCCGTCCCGGCCCATGAGGCCGTGGTGGGGGGTCCGGCCCAGGGCGACGATCTCGGTCACGGTCAGGCCGGTGCTGGTGCCGGCGTCCTGCAGTACGGCTGCCGTGCGGCGGGCGGCGGTGCGCGCGGACAGCGCCCAGACGTCGTCGTCGCCCACTCTGACGACGCCGTCGGCCGGGCGCAGTGAGCGGTAGACCGTGCGGAGCAGGGTGGACTTGCCGCTGCCGTTGGGGCCCACGAGCCCGACGATGTCGCCCTTGGCGGCCTCCAGGTTCACCTCGCGGAGGATCGGCCGGCGGTCCAGGGTGATGTGGAGGTTGTCCACGGTCAGTTTCATACGGTGTCCAGGCCCTTGTTGCGGCGCAGCAGCCACAGGAAGAAGGGGGCGCCGAGCAGGGCGGTGAGGATGCCCAGCGGCAGTTCGTTGGGGCGGTTGACGGTCCGGGAGAGCAGGTCCACGACGACCAGGTAGACGGCTCCGAGGAGCGCGGTCAGGGGCAGCAGCCTGCGGTGGTCGGCGCCCACGGTGAGGCGGACCAGGTGGGGGATCATCAGGCCGACGAAGCCGATGCCGCCCGCGACGGCGATGACGGTGCCGGTGAGCAGGGCGCTGATGACCAGCAGGACGGCGCGCAGCCGGTTGACGTCCACGCCGAGCGCGGTGGCGGACTCGTCGCCGGCCAGCAGGGCGTTGAGCCGCCGTCCGAACAGGGTCAGTACGAGGGTGCTCGTCAGGACCACGACCGTGACGGTGGGCAGTTGGTCCCACTGGGCTCCGGCGACGCTGCCCAGCATCCAGAACATCACCGTCCGCAACTCGGTTGGGGTGGCCATCAGTTGGACGAAGCTGGTCAGCGACAGCAGGACGTAGCCGACCGCGACTCCGGCCAGGACCAGTCGGGTGGGGGCCAGTCGGCCCCGTCGTTGTCCCAGGGCGAAGACCAGGGCCCCGGCAGCCAGGGCGCCGACGAACGCGGCCCCCGACACCCCGAGACCGGCCAGCCCGCCGAGGGCGACACCGCCGAGGGTGATGACCAGAACGGCCCCGAGCGAGGCTCCGTAGGAGAAGCCCAGGACGATCGGGTCGGCGAGCGG of the Streptomyces koelreuteriae genome contains:
- the lysA gene encoding diaminopimelate decarboxylase — protein: MTTVHEPAVTTAATTAADLSVWPASTTEPRAGDLTVGGVPLAEIADRFGTPVYVLDEGEVRERCRTYRTAFPDTEVLYAAKAFLCRAMVHWMEEEGLGLDVCSAGELELAVTTGFPPEKIVLHGNAKSPRDLDTALRLGVGRIVIDSPSEIARLAAAVGPDGHQKVMVRVVPGISAGGHAKIRTGTEDQKFGLSISDGYAQHAIARILDQPQLELTGLHCHLGSQITSVKPYLSAVRRMVGLMARLYEQHGLVLPEIDLGGGHGIAYRPGDEALDLTTLARKVRAELTEACASAGLTVPRLIIEPGRAIAGPAGIALYHVLSVKRTGGHTFVAVDGGMSDNPRPALYGVRYAPRLIGRRGSASPALVTVVGRHCEAGDVIAADVPLPDDVRPGDLLAVPVAGAYHLSMASGYNLVGRPPVAAVRDGRARLLVRRESLDDIRSRDVGL
- a CDS encoding magnesium and cobalt transport protein CorA: MSMVGNLRKVANLARRARRRVDLSHPARSPLGSTVVNCVVYRDGLRGPGTDSVEEAVRQVRKHRGSFVWLGLHEPGEEEIAGVAELFGLHPLAVEDAVHAHQRPKVEQYGDVLFAVFKTVTYVEHAELTSTSEVVNTGEIMVFTGPDFVVTVRHGRHGSLGPLREDLEADPRQLAHGPSAVLHAIADHVVDDYVTVADAVQNDIDQVETDVFSPRSPRNADAGRIYQLKRELLELKRAVVPLARPLDRLATEPRGCLDQEIQAYFRDVADHLTRVTDQINSFDALLDSILQAHLAQVTVAQNEDMRKITAWAAIIAVPTMVCGVYGMNFDHMPELRWRFGYPLVLAVIATACFVIHRGFKRNGWL
- a CDS encoding magnesium and cobalt transport protein CorA, coding for MTAHDTPRQEIPVVDCALYEHGRRRPGHLPLDEAMDVTRTSPGGFVWIGLHAPTAGQLQIVARAFGLHSLAVEDALNAHQRPKLERYDDTLFLVLRTAVYLEHEELTPTTDIVGTGEIMAFVGRDFIVVVRHDPARHLSGVRTALEADPERLAHGPVAVLHAIADSVVDQYLDVVAALEADADQVEFDAFSPDARHDVGRVYQLKRELLELRRTVAPLAQPLGDLAERRVPGVDRELAAYFRDVADHLAQAAERVTVLTELVDNALTMALAQTSVQQNHDVRRISAAAALIAIPVAIAAVYGMNFAHMPELGWLFGYPAMLITTAALVTLVYLVFRKKRWL
- a CDS encoding ABC transporter ATP-binding protein; amino-acid sequence: MKLTVDNLHITLDRRPILREVNLEAAKGDIVGLVGPNGSGKSTLLRTVYRSLRPADGVVRVGDDDVWALSARTAARRTAAVLQDAGTSTGLTVTEIVALGRTPHHGLMGRDGAEDRRAVAEAVDRCGVAPFADRDYATLSGGERQRVLLARALAQRPHLLVLDELTNHLDIRARFELLDLIRSTGITTLAVLHDLDLAARLCDHLVVLHEGEVVAAGPVLDVLTPDVLRGVFGVRGRTERHEDGVVRITYAAQPLAPEPPGTAYSEAPAPRVKDPSASARQPSASRHEGSKDLGARA
- a CDS encoding SAV_915 family protein, whose protein sequence is MPELLPGEDPEPSDRLPAGLLFVPVRPGPDGCVARLFRTPLGERTTVGFTSRRALAETLGPDQAWIRLAEPALRALTAPLGVTALTVDPQLCAPAPARTAPRSAACGPGKSTAPLQEASALVPALALLIAGEGITR
- a CDS encoding RraA family protein, which gives rise to MTTASSPAPLAADLSTASVSDALDSLGLPGSLHGIGALRQGQRTAGPVFTVTYEPVDETGGTVGDFLDDVPTGSVILIDNAGRTDCTVWGGIMSETAHERGIAGTVIHGTCRDVAVATDVGYPIWSVSRFMRTGKDRVRVAAVQRAVTIDQVLIRPGDILVADDDGAVVVPAARWDEVAELARRIDQVEEAIVRAVRDGATLAEARTRHGYHSLQTRKDPS
- a CDS encoding helix-turn-helix domain-containing protein, encoding MDDERPDVLTIGRLARRTGVPVRTLRFWSDEGAVPPVARSVSGYRLYDGESVARVELVRTLRELGLGLDDVCRVLSGRSTVAEVADAHVAALDVQIRSLKVSRAVLSTVAKRSSTAEETALMNRLARLSAAERKQIIDEFKEEVFSGLDVEPPVRDRLSTLSIELPDDPTPEQVDAWIELAELVRDPGFRARLRTWMELNTPAPGQGRPPGASIWWARQVVRTVAEVRERGVAPEGPAAAEVLSELFGDADRGAVLRSLEAGIEAEAERYRGLVARVRGQASSPDATEELEWLARALRAADQT
- a CDS encoding LysR substrate-binding domain-containing protein, giving the protein MVEIRQARYFVAVAEELHFGRAAERLRMSQPPLSQAIKQLERQLGFALLHRTQRSVALSEAGAVFLEQCRALIRQAEEAEIAARHAATGRGGRLSLGAVASAFSWPLPLVLERFHEDAPDIEIRTQEIDTHEAAAGLLDRTLDWAIVRQTAPVRGTTATSLFVDRFVAALPAGHPAAADGDPLDLADLAGDTWVWLNRHISPDYHDAMATMCRTAGFSPVPTHWARSVTSQIAMVECGLGVTVVPAAASGAHPAVRFRPLRHGTATIELTVMTRSAPGALAERLTKLATRLTAT
- a CDS encoding RraA family protein, with amino-acid sequence MSNSSLLDRYAALDSAAVSDALDQLGLPAGVGGIRPVWGTTAVVGFAVTVGLEPRSGRPAGAHIATTAIETADEQSVIVVDNQGRTDVSCWGGILSLGAARRGVRGVVADGVCRDVAEARELGFPVFSRGAVPATARGRLRQRATGEPVEIAGLTVEQGDVVVADETGLAVVPRERAEEVAGIATAIVARERAIADEVRAGARLSHAMHDNRLAGEREAAR
- a CDS encoding FecCD family ABC transporter permease, with protein sequence MVVAVSIGAVTVPVTDVWRILLHHITGQGATADPATDQIVWSFRAPRVALAALVGAGLAVAGAVLQTLVSNPLADPIVLGFSYGASLGAVLVITLGGVALGGLAGLGVSGAAFVGALAAGALVFALGQRRGRLAPTRLVLAGVAVGYVLLSLTSFVQLMATPTELRTVMFWMLGSVAGAQWDQLPTVTVVVLTSTLVLTLFGRRLNALLAGDESATALGVDVNRLRAVLLVISALLTGTVIAVAGGIGFVGLMIPHLVRLTVGADHRRLLPLTALLGAVYLVVVDLLSRTVNRPNELPLGILTALLGAPFFLWLLRRNKGLDTV